TTGACTGTGATAGTGGTAGTGGACACGAGCATGAGTCTTCCATAGCAACCTATGACTTGCTGTCTCTGATTGACCATCATGACCTTCAACTTCTGCCTCACTTTCTTCATTTGCATCACTGTATATCTGATACTGTTCCATCGAGCCCTCACTGTCTTCACTGCCCTCAGGAATAGGTGGAGAATGTTTTCTcttttttgcaaaaaaaatttcTGGTATCCTAAAAACATACAACTGTTTATTGCATATGACTGTAGTAGCTGTACTGGTACCACATTGCAGTAAAATGTTATTCCCCTAATTGTACATTGTTAGTTCTGCATGACATATGTTTTCCCAGtcaaaaaagaacatttgatTTTGATAAACTACTGTTAAAATTGCTAaagagcgcccaggtggcgcagcgggatattccgcttgcacaccagcactgagtttctgaactccctggttcgaaactcggtgttgcctccggtcggctgggcaccatctggtgggcataattggcagtgcctgcagcagatactaattggctaccgtatctgcagggtgaggacaggactatgtgtgggtgggtcttcatacgctgtgtaaggaccctgattggcagaagcaCGGACGAGaaaaggagggctgtacacgtatAAAGAAAagtgtgctctccttggatgcaaatctggagtctgacagcagcggaagacaaattggatgcgctaaattgggagaaaaaatggggagaaaattagGAAAAAAAGACTTTAGTAAACATATTAAGCTACAtgcatgattttttttgcaAGGGATCTGATTATATTATTTACCTAAAAATTAACTTACCATGGCACCTATCTACAGTGTGGCCCAAAGCAAGGCACTGTCTCACTTACTCCCCCTAGATATCAAAAAGTTTGGTCGAATGATGAAACTATTCATCGTCGTTGGTTAAAGTGGAAGTCACATgataatttaaaagaaaatgtgattggTTAAGGGTGTGATGTTGTTAACTGCGTAGTCATAGCAGTCAGGGAGAGGAGCGAGGAAAACCACTGCAAAAGAGACTTATGTTCCAACCAGACGTGTTTATTCACTATATACAGGTGCTCCAAATTACTCAACACTATATACAaccatatatacaatatatacttcTTAACCAGGACTACTGGGATTCTTTACTGCAACAGAATCACTTATATTCTCAGTCCTCCTcctttctctctcacactcagaATGAgctatccccccccccccgatgcACCACTAAAGAGCCGcttaaatgcgcttcagttcgCGCCAGCGCATTCGGGTTTAAACCATTCGTTCACCTAGGGTGGTGTTATTTACAGTTATAGTGCACATAATTACTATATACACAATAAACATGCAATAATATCATATTGACATCACTATTATGTTAACACAATAACCCGATCTCATGAATCATTTCTCCTTTGTGTTATTCAGTTCTTTCACTTCATGCGTTTATTTCAGCCGTGTGCGCGACTTCCCTCTTCCTCTAGAGAGTGAGCTCTTCCTCTCTCATATAGGACAGAGTTTTGCACCTGCAGTCAAAGTGAAAGTATCACCGCTGTTTAGTGAAGAGAGAGATATAAAGTTGTTCAGGAAAATATCACAGTGATAATTTAAAGCTGTAATATGTGAATGTTATAAATCTAGACCTCATAAAGAAGAATTCTGTTGTGCTGcagtgtttctctacatgtgtGAGCAGCTTTAAAGCTTCAGTCTGTAGGAGGAAACATGAGCTCTAAAAGGAATCTCTCTGAGGGGCTGAGAAACATCCGGAGGTGAGTGAATTAATTTCTCAGTGAAAATAATAACTAATGATGAAgattaaaactataaaaataataataataaataaataaataataaagaggatcaaaactataataataataacaataattcataataataataaaacatgacatcTTATGTGATTCGCATTACAATAGTTTCATACTTCCTACTcctgtgcactacatagggtacaATAGTGAAGCTTATCTGAAGTGATTTAGGACGGATCCTGCTGCTGCACCACTAATGAGTTTAAATCAGCTGCTGGTTTTTACTGGTTATTTTAAACTAATTTCATTATTGTTGATGCTGATGTGGGTGAAAGTTGATTTGTTGTAGattatgtttattatcagtGTGTTATAAACATAATCTACAGAGAATGTACATGAATGTGAtatatgaagtgtgtgtgtgtgtgtgtgtgtgtgtgtgtgctccagCCTAACCAGAACTATTAGAATGAACAGTAATAGTTTTAATCACTGTAACTTAGATTTTAAGCTCTGATTTGTTTATACTTTACGAGTCACATtaaaaatcacatttaaaaCCCACAGACTGAGATTAGCCGGTGCTGTATGGAATACTGTTAACAGTGTGGGTTTCAGTATGTGGTGTTAACagtacatttcttttttaaattcctCCCTGCTGCTTATAAACACTTCTTCATTATTTACTCACATTACAGCGGCAAACAAACATCAAATCTTATtagaataataaagaataaacaataaaacagtttcaaatggttttattgtttattatataattatatcatAGTTTTATTGATTATAGTATAATTACTATGAAAATATAGaattatttttcatatataaaAGGTCCTACTCGTTATTTCACGTCGGTCATTAAATTAaactcataaactgaatgatgaaataaatagaagctacaacacacagcacagctacattaaaagttgaatgtaaacctagaacatccagctacATTCTCACAGATGAAAATTCTCGTCCATGTTGTGACATACGCTGCacgaataaaaaatgttaaatcactaaacacaaaccttaaattgcttattacacagaaaggactcattTCACGGTTCGTGATGAGTTTAGGTAGTGCCTTAATCTTGATCTTACCATCATTCTTAAACTTAACTTACTTTATAAGTATAAACAAGTTTTAAatatgatgcctgcaacacactgaaCACAATCAAAGTAAAACATTTATAGGATATTGAAGATACATTCTACActaagcaggtgaactggtaacaggtgaaagAATGATTGAGTATAGAAGGAGgacatttcaaggtcctggagtggcctagccagtctccagacctgaacccaatagaaaatcgttggaggaagctgaaactcaatgttgcccagcgacagccccgaaacctgaaagacctggagaagatctgtatggaggagtgggccaaaatccttgctgcagtgtgtgcaaacttggtcaagaactacaggaaacgtctgacctctgtaaaggtttctgtaccaaatattaagttctgtttTTTCATTGTATCAAATATTAttttatgcaataaaatgcaaattaattggATTATtaactggatttttttttagattctgtctttcacagttgaagtgtaactgcgataaaaattacaggcctctccattctttgtaggtgggaaaacttgcaaaatcggcagtgtatcaaatacttattttcctcactgtacttTTCACCATATAGTGTTTTGCTTTCTATAAAATACAACTATTTCATACCCTTATTATGTTAATAATCAAATGTGTAAGTCGAATAAagcaaatgtacattttatagTTGATAGTCCTCCAGATATTCTGTGATATGAATAACAGGATTGATGTTGGACGTGTCGGCGGCTCTGTGGAGTTTAAGAGGTTAAGTTTGGTTTATTAGACTCACATTACAGATTGTGGGTTGTATCTGATCTTCACAGTGACGTCATCAGATTATTAAAGAGAGAAGAGAGTAAAAGTGTTGTATAATGGAAACCTGCAAAACAGAAATTCTTCACATATTGTTCTTGTTTCAGTCTGATTCAGGGTAAGAGATCAGAACCACGTGAACCCAGCAGTGTGTCCAGGAGGAGTGATAGATCAATGTATGAACCATTAAAGTTCAGTGACAGAGAGcgttctactgatctgaggtgAGGGTCATTTTAGGAAATGTGACTAAaatctttttatattattaaaatttccacctattattagtattttatcaGCACAGTTTTAATAATCACATTTTAATCTCCACTGATTTTTCTTCTGTGCTTTAGATCAGTGAAAAGTAAAAGATCAGACccacctgaacccagctgtgtgtCTATGAAGAGTGATCAGTCAATGGTAGAAGCCATAATATTGAGAGAAGGAAATTcttctactgatctgaggtcagcttgtattttctattttattaagtTCTTAACAACCAGCCCTACCTGATAAAGTTTGGCAATATGACGATGTTAAACAGCTGCTGAATGTTTATTGCTGTTTGCTGTGCagaatttacaaccccaaatcagaaaaagttgggacaggatggaaaatgcaaataaaataaaatcacagagtttcttacattgacttttatttgatgtcagacaggatgaacctgagatagttcatgttttatctgctcaacttcatttcatttattaataaacatccattcctgcatttcagttctgcaacacatttcaaaaaggcTAAGGACGAGACAAAGGGGTGgagacacacgcagagatgcaaaaactaaatatatttattgaaaacaaaagacaaaaccaaaacaaacaatgctaaacaaaactaaagagagctaaacaaggctaaacaggctaactaaAGACATTGCTAAATAGGCAAactaaacagaaacagaaacacaacataccaaggaacatggagcaaggaacatggctaggaacatggctaggaacatggctaggaacaagagctaggaacatggctagtaacaatgGCTAGTAACAATGGCTAGTAACAATGGCTAGTAACAATGGCTAGTAACAATGGCTAGTAACAATGGCTAGTAACAATGGCTAGTAACAATGGCTAGTAACAATGGCTAGGAACCGAATCCATACACAGCCAAAATAGTTCCCAGAGTCTGAGCTCCAGCACACCTCttaaatagagggcagctggagctaattagtcaTGGGGAACCAATCATGAGAGGGGGTGTGGCAGGAGGCAGAGTGTGCTCATGagctccagagcacacagaggcttcaAGTGTGACAGCTGTCcagactttttctgatttagggttgtagatTAAACTTAATGCTTTGATTGTTTACAGAAAACAAGAGATATTAAAGAAATCAGAAATAAGCAGCAGAAATGAGTTGGATTCAGTATTTAAGGTGTGTATCTGAGACTCTGTGTGGAACTTGTGTGTGATCAGGCACGTCTACaaaattttattctttttgatATTGCAGAAATTTCCACAGTTATACTATTAGCAGTGACGTGATGCTTAATCAAAGAGGATTACAGTTTATGtggtgtaataaacaataactcATCATCTACAGTCAGCTTCAAAATTATTGGCACTATTGATTATTTGTGGTTGAAAGTTTATTTGTTAtcctaaaaatataaaaaatctcATTTAAAGTTTCATAAATGTAATGAGTGATGAAGAAAGATGGTACACAGACTCATCACCAAGCTGATTCTAGACCCAAGAGCAGTGACTGAACATAATCAGAGGCCAAAGGAAACAAATGTTATCTGATGACCTAAGGTGGGATTTGACCCCACAGTATCTAAGTGTGAGTTAACCAGGAAACAACCAGAGGTCACCAAACACACTGAtcagttcattaaaaaataataattaggaAACTACAGTGATGTGAGCGCTGTGTTGGAACTGTGATCAAGTGTGATACGTTAGTTACATGATCCACCAACATATTACCACACGATCGATCAGTACTTCTATTTCTAAACCTAACTAGATAACCTACTCCTAAAAGTCAGTTTCTTCTAAACAACTGCTAGTTGTCTTGTACACACCTACGCTTTGTTAGAGTATTTTAATTAAGGTTGTGGCACTCTTATAAATCCAGaaatttttatttcaattttaccttttttaattttacttaatgttttaattaatccaCGTCTTACCTTTACTAGGGAACCAATGATTTTGGAGCTGACTGTATCAGTGtaggtttaacattttttatatataattactgtaattttgtcagGAGCTGCAGCAGAAAGTCATCACTCTCTTAAAAAATGAGCTGAATAAATATAAGAAGATACTGAGTCCAGATTGCCCAGAATGCTCTGAGGTGAAGGATGAGGAGGATCAATGTAGTTTCAGAGAGGAGGTACTGAAGATCACTCTACATGTCCTGAAAAAGATGAACCAGACAGATTTAGCCAACACACTGCAGACCAGTAAGAGCTGCTGGTTTTATTCCATCACTTTTATTTGAGAAGTGCTACAATagtgttattttaattaaaaactacaataatctaaaaaaacaaaactgaaaaaattatCATTTACAAACCTCTGAAAGTTAGTGTAGGTGTATAATAGTAAAGTGTGGCGTGCTGGTAGTTAGTTGGTTAATATTCAGTTCAGTTTTATTGTttctaatactaataaaacattaatagcAGCAAACTGATATCAGAACTGTCATTAAATCTGATCAGTATAAACTGTTATGTCTGAATAAATCAGTATCTAATGGACATGATCAGACAGATTAGATTAGTAAATAAGTTTAGATTTTATACTCTGGTATATACAGTGAAATATTGATCTTCATGTTCTTCTGTTTATTAGAGCTGGTCTCTGTTTATCAGAAGAACCTCAAAACCAAACTGATAGAGAAATATAAAAGAATTAATGAAGGAATCTCACAGCATGGATCATCAGTTCTCCTGGATCAGATCTACACTGAGCTCTACATCACAGAGGGTTCGAGTGGAGACGTCAATAGTGAACATAAGGTGAGACAGATTGAAACGACATCCAGGAGACCAACAACACAGGAGAAACCCATCAAATGTAACGACCTCTTTAAAGACACGTccatcagaactgtgctgactaaaggagttgctggaattggaaaaacagtctctgtgcagaagttcattctggacTGGGCTGAAGGAAAAGCCAATCAGGACGTTCTCTTCATGTTCCCACTTCCCTTTAGAGAGCTGAATCTGATGAAAGAGAAACATCTCAGTCTGATGGAGCTTCTTCATTATTTTTTCCCAGAATTTAAAAGAATAGAATCAATAAACTGCAGCACCTACAAGATCATTTTCGTctttgatggtctggatgagtgtcgacTTCCTTTAAACTTCCAGAACAATGAGATTGTGTGGGATGTAACAGAATCAGCCTCAGTGGATGTGCTGCTGACAAACCTCATGAAGGGGAACCTGCTTCCCTCTGCTCTCCTCTGGATCACCTCTCGACCAGCTgcagccaatcagatccctCCTGAGTGTGTAGCCCAGGTAACAGAGGTACGAGGGTTCAGTGATCCTCAGAAAAAGGAGTACTTCAGGAAGAGGATCAGTGATGAGGACCTGGCCAGTAAAATCATCAAACACATGAAGTCCTCaagaagcctctacatcatgtgtcacattccagtGTTCTGCTGGATTTCAGCCTCTGTTCTAGAGAGAATGCTGGGTGAAGCAGAGGGTGGAGAGatccccaaaactctgactcaaaTGTTCACCCACTTCCTGATCTTTCAGATCAAACACAAGGAACAAAAGTATCATGGGAAATGTGACCCCAACCCTCACCAGACCAGAGAGACGATACTGGCACTGGGAAAACTGGCTTTCCAACAGCTGGAgaaaggaaacctgatcttctatgaAGAAGACCTGAGAGAGTGTGGTATTGATGTTAGAGAAGTGTCAGTGTACTCAGGAGTGTGCACCCAAATCTTCAGAGAAGAGCAGTTTGGGTTACACCTGGGGAAGGTCTTCAGCTTTGTTCATCTGAGCATCCAGGAGTTTCTGGCTGCTCTATTTGCATTTATCTGCTTCATGAGGAAAAATCCAACGGAACAACAAACCACTGATCTGTCTGATCTGTTCACCAAGTCCAGCATGTCTGATTTCCTCAAGAGTGCAG
This DNA window, taken from Trichomycterus rosablanca isolate fTriRos1 chromosome 3, fTriRos1.hap1, whole genome shotgun sequence, encodes the following:
- the LOC134309980 gene encoding NACHT, LRR and PYD domains-containing protein 12-like, whose translation is MSSKRNLSEGLRNIRSLIQGKRSEPREPSSVSRRSDRSMYEPLKFSDRERSTDLRSVKSKRSDPPEPSCVSMKSDQSMVEAIILREGNSSTDLRKQEILKKSEISSRNELDSVFKELQQKVITLLKNELNKYKKILSPDCPECSEVKDEEDQCSFREEVLKITLHVLKKMNQTDLANTLQTKLVSVYQKNLKTKLIEKYKRINEGISQHGSSVLLDQIYTELYITEGSSGDVNSEHKVRQIETTSRRPTTQEKPIKCNDLFKDTSIRTVLTKGVAGIGKTVSVQKFILDWAEGKANQDVLFMFPLPFRELNLMKEKHLSLMELLHYFFPEFKRIESINCSTYKIIFVFDGLDECRLPLNFQNNEIVWDVTESASVDVLLTNLMKGNLLPSALLWITSRPAAANQIPPECVAQVTEVRGFSDPQKKEYFRKRISDEDLASKIIKHMKSSRSLYIMCHIPVFCWISASVLERMLGEAEGGEIPKTLTQMFTHFLIFQIKHKEQKYHGKCDPNPHQTRETILALGKLAFQQLEKGNLIFYEEDLRECGIDVREVSVYSGVCTQIFREEQFGLHLGKVFSFVHLSIQEFLAALFAFICFMRKNPTEQQTTDLSDLFTKSSMSDFLKSAVDKTLQSENGYLDLFLRFLLGLSLETNQTLLQDLLTQTGSSSHSKQETVEYIKEKIREDPSPERSINLFHCLNELNDHYLVQEVQIYLNRIKADYEHVSSGCLRGISLSPAQWSALVFVLLNSEEDLKEFNLRKYYRSDECLLKLLPVVKESRRAELDGCSLTGESCATLSSVLSSNSSNLRDLNLSNNKLQDSGVKLLSAALKNPHCKLEILRLDDCSLTGESCAALFSVLTSNSSNLRDLNLSNNQLQDSGVKLLSAALKNPHCKLEILWLIRCDLTGESCAALSSVLSPNSSNLRDLNLSNNKLQDSGVKLLSAALKNPHCTLEIVRLIRCDLTGESCAALFSVLSSNSSNLRDLNLSYNNLQDSGVKLLSAALKNPHCTLEILRLDGCSLTGESCAALSSVLSSNSSNLRDLNLSYNKLQDSGVKLLSAALKNPHCKLEILWLVYCRITDEGFISLASALRSNSSSLLKELNLNLNKPGESGVKLLTDLQKDPHCNLETLYIL